A single genomic interval of Rosistilla ulvae harbors:
- a CDS encoding DUF58 domain-containing protein — protein sequence MSFDLVASQEPNRLSRLLTTDFCPWANRYLYWLKEPVGWFVLATAISVIVGIYLAPIGWTLAAALAAVIVVGMAWPAVAVRAVESSLKPSQSQVHEGEPCELQLAVRNRLPIPVWGLAVEGFLDRRCDNDAEAAVPTVALAFVRGLAISTYRFSIRPELRGRYPNEDALLTCSFPFGIWTAKRKLKNVSPVTVWPKVYPVAGCTAMTGRRPTDSGDGNRSGRSGDFLGVREYRHGDSARQVNWVATARSGDLIVTERSGPQCPSVDVIVDVGRSGREPLADRIRVAASLLANLHQSAVPLRVHIGKNSVQVRRGWDGFVQIMDALAEVPAEGELDACMPYPSRNRATIAIASSRDAEITVCVSDPAVNPRSADGHSHRMIRRDRGLAKQLLSFWTEVRDVNLVA from the coding sequence ATGTCGTTTGACCTTGTTGCGTCCCAAGAACCCAATCGGCTGTCGCGTTTGCTGACGACCGATTTCTGTCCTTGGGCGAATCGTTATCTGTATTGGTTGAAGGAACCGGTGGGCTGGTTTGTGCTCGCCACCGCGATCAGCGTGATCGTTGGAATCTACCTCGCTCCCATCGGTTGGACTCTCGCCGCGGCGCTCGCTGCAGTGATCGTCGTTGGGATGGCGTGGCCAGCGGTTGCCGTCCGCGCGGTGGAAAGTTCGCTGAAGCCGAGCCAATCGCAAGTTCATGAAGGAGAGCCCTGCGAACTGCAACTCGCCGTGCGGAACCGGTTGCCGATTCCCGTCTGGGGCTTGGCGGTCGAAGGCTTCTTGGATCGGCGATGCGATAATGACGCCGAAGCGGCAGTTCCCACAGTCGCCCTTGCGTTTGTTCGCGGCCTGGCGATCTCGACCTATCGGTTTTCGATCCGCCCGGAACTGCGAGGCCGCTATCCAAACGAAGACGCCCTGCTGACATGTTCCTTTCCCTTCGGGATTTGGACCGCCAAGCGAAAGCTGAAAAACGTGTCGCCGGTAACCGTCTGGCCCAAGGTCTACCCGGTCGCCGGTTGCACGGCGATGACCGGACGCCGCCCGACCGATTCCGGCGACGGGAACCGCAGCGGTCGCAGCGGTGATTTCCTGGGTGTTCGCGAGTACCGTCACGGCGATAGCGCACGACAGGTCAATTGGGTCGCGACGGCGCGGTCGGGAGATCTGATCGTCACCGAACGGAGCGGTCCGCAGTGCCCAAGTGTCGACGTGATCGTCGACGTCGGTCGATCGGGGCGGGAGCCCTTGGCCGATCGGATTCGCGTCGCTGCCAGTCTGCTGGCCAACCTGCACCAATCGGCCGTCCCGTTGCGCGTTCACATCGGCAAGAATTCGGTTCAGGTGCGGCGCGGCTGGGATGGTTTTGTCCAAATCATGGACGCGTTGGCGGAGGTCCCCGCCGAAGGAGAACTCGACGCCTGCATGCCCTATCCATCGCGGAACCGAGCGACGATTGCGATCGCCTCGAGTCGCGATGCGGAGATTACCGTTTGTGTTTCCGATCCGGCGGTCAATCCCCGTTCGGCCGACGGTCACTCGCACCGCATGATTCGTCGCGATCGCGGCTTGGCGAAGCAGTTGCTTTCGTTCTGGACGGAGGTGCGGGATGTCAACTTGGTCGCGTAG
- a CDS encoding DUF2946 family protein: MHVATCDGDCKVVDAAIVQARSVCSHGCDHHVVAHESTENSADSPSSAPAQDHDSDTCVICQSLANSCGPVSLDLQLLAPEYACEPAYELATPLPIDASIAIAQPRGPPAAA; encoded by the coding sequence ATGCACGTGGCCACATGCGACGGCGATTGCAAGGTCGTGGACGCGGCGATTGTTCAAGCCCGTTCGGTTTGTTCGCACGGCTGCGATCATCACGTTGTCGCCCACGAATCGACGGAAAACTCCGCCGACTCTCCTTCTTCGGCACCGGCTCAAGATCACGATTCCGATACCTGCGTGATCTGTCAGTCGCTAGCCAATTCCTGTGGTCCTGTTTCGCTCGATCTGCAGCTGCTTGCACCTGAATATGCCTGCGAGCCAGCCTACGAACTTGCGACCCCATTGCCGATCGACGCTTCGATCGCAATTGCCCAACCCCGTGGACCGCCTGCTGCGGCCTGA
- a CDS encoding class III signal peptide-containing protein has translation MSKRIAPRKNRRGQGLVEYIIIVAAVALIALVAVSIFGHKVADQYAIGAGMLPGAHAEDNAPIVTGEYAEFADDGNGANIGNGRVSWDSVTGNATAGEMKNNVVTAASNAAEAFVAE, from the coding sequence ATGTCGAAGCGAATCGCTCCTCGTAAGAACCGTCGTGGCCAGGGATTGGTCGAGTATATCATCATCGTCGCCGCTGTGGCGCTGATCGCATTGGTCGCTGTATCGATCTTCGGGCACAAAGTTGCCGATCAATACGCCATCGGTGCTGGCATGTTGCCCGGCGCTCACGCCGAAGACAACGCACCGATCGTGACCGGTGAATACGCCGAATTTGCAGATGATGGCAACGGCGCCAACATCGGCAACGGACGTGTTTCGTGGGACAGCGTCACCGGAAACGCAACCGCGGGTGAAATGAAGAACAACGTCGTCACGGCTGCCAGCAACGCTGCGGAAGCATTTGTCGCCGAGTAG
- a CDS encoding RcpC/CpaB family pilus assembly protein: MATRNRPPASTFPKSAIVIAVLIAGCSLTYGIVRAAGWLDRAAPLAQKPSREGMVPVPKALVDLRAFDVVRREDVYDLSRGEESYFWLPKEQVESHPEWFRRVDQIIGRVMARDKRADFVFSEKDFLPEGSRSGIVGGIASGKQGFFLSAEKIPGLRFLKSGDRFDLLASLPKKSEPPSSEYGLLMGGIKARGGKPIPLNGVRILAQNAEMIALTTRRIMTTQGGLQLDATDTRGRTVNNAKDEQVAIAIDPAEAVPLTQALGDDLEIHMVTRSGQEAPLANDINRLEGRIPMPATAVAVEAFQPIRASDLAEPTTGELRQYYFEPADIQDGWIARPEDLIGRVLRRGVEPGYIFSEQDFLPPGSLIKEIEAYQQIAVDDLVDGSRSNWVGRVASRRLTAGTSLSDADLFPVGTPPGLTAAIPADRMALTVDLSDVQGVEELSRGDRCDLLASANVDLQQTLQGVELSPALLGELQSRAVNRVLATDAIVVQRRDQHVVLATRPDEVSAVARALAQKQTVFCVARSHPSELASLTPAIDATATSDGLESDPDPLSGIAITESIVGGNRVVRGYRRGQ, translated from the coding sequence ATGGCTACACGAAATCGTCCGCCCGCATCGACCTTCCCAAAGTCCGCGATCGTTATCGCGGTCCTGATCGCCGGATGCTCGTTGACCTACGGCATCGTGCGCGCGGCCGGATGGCTGGACCGCGCCGCACCGCTTGCGCAAAAGCCGTCCCGTGAAGGCATGGTTCCGGTCCCCAAAGCTCTTGTCGATCTTCGTGCGTTCGACGTCGTCCGGCGCGAGGATGTTTACGATTTGTCCCGCGGCGAGGAGAGCTATTTCTGGCTGCCCAAAGAGCAAGTCGAAAGTCATCCCGAGTGGTTTCGGCGCGTCGATCAAATCATCGGTCGCGTGATGGCTCGCGACAAGCGAGCGGATTTTGTCTTCAGCGAAAAAGACTTTCTTCCCGAGGGGAGTCGCAGTGGTATCGTCGGTGGGATCGCATCGGGGAAGCAGGGCTTTTTCCTCTCGGCCGAAAAGATTCCGGGGCTACGATTTCTTAAGTCGGGAGACCGGTTTGATCTGTTAGCCAGTCTTCCAAAGAAGTCGGAACCGCCGAGTTCGGAATACGGATTGTTGATGGGAGGAATCAAAGCCCGCGGAGGCAAACCGATTCCACTCAACGGCGTTCGGATCCTCGCGCAAAATGCTGAAATGATCGCGTTGACAACCCGCCGCATCATGACGACTCAGGGTGGTTTGCAGCTAGACGCAACCGACACCCGCGGCCGCACTGTCAACAACGCGAAAGACGAACAGGTGGCGATCGCGATCGATCCGGCCGAAGCGGTTCCACTGACGCAGGCTTTGGGGGACGATTTGGAAATCCACATGGTCACGCGTAGCGGCCAGGAGGCTCCTTTGGCCAACGATATCAATCGCTTGGAAGGCCGGATCCCGATGCCAGCAACCGCGGTGGCGGTCGAAGCGTTCCAACCGATTCGAGCGAGCGATCTCGCCGAACCAACGACTGGGGAACTGAGGCAGTACTATTTTGAACCGGCCGATATTCAGGACGGCTGGATCGCGCGGCCCGAAGACTTGATTGGAAGAGTGCTCCGTCGCGGGGTCGAACCGGGGTACATCTTCAGCGAACAGGACTTTCTGCCACCGGGTAGCTTGATCAAGGAAATCGAAGCGTACCAACAGATTGCCGTCGACGACCTTGTCGATGGATCGCGGTCGAATTGGGTGGGGCGGGTCGCATCACGCAGGCTCACTGCGGGAACATCGCTTAGCGATGCCGATCTGTTTCCCGTCGGGACCCCGCCAGGGCTGACCGCTGCGATTCCTGCCGACCGGATGGCGCTGACCGTCGATCTCTCCGATGTGCAAGGCGTGGAGGAGTTATCGCGTGGCGATCGTTGCGATTTGTTAGCGTCGGCAAATGTCGATCTGCAACAGACCTTGCAAGGAGTCGAACTGTCGCCGGCGTTGCTGGGGGAACTGCAAAGCCGCGCTGTCAATCGCGTCTTGGCGACCGATGCAATCGTGGTCCAGCGGCGCGATCAACACGTCGTGCTGGCAACGCGTCCGGACGAGGTCTCCGCCGTTGCCAGAGCGCTGGCTCAGAAGCAAACCGTCTTTTGCGTGGCGCGATCGCATCCATCGGAACTGGCGTCATTGACGCCTGCAATCGACGCGACCGCGACGAGCGACGGACTGGAATCAGACCCCGATCCTTTGAGCGGGATTGCGATCACCGAATCGATCGTTGGTGGCAACCGCGTTGTGCGTGGGTATCGGAGGGGCCAATGA
- a CDS encoding AAA family ATPase gives MTSPRILVHRTESSLDEELRNAMASAPNVHPVFHFQSDLRGTIGAAKDLQPSIVILEIGEDFETLKTLVEESIAAAPDATIVGVYDVQRLPASSTESSMMMRALRLGVEDFLRRPVAGSDFRQVLQRRLAPRRKSHRADGKLISFISNKGGVGKSTAAVNVAVTLAMRYPDRVALIDSSLQMGVCATQLDLSPDTTLVDAWQQRDRLDESLLAQLMTVHESGLHLLAAPENAIEASEIDDSFLSRILLMARRSYDFVIIDTFPLFDRTVMAVLDLCDQAVIVVENVVPTLQTVRGFFSLLDEVEFPQHRQRVLLNRYSTRAGGPRASDVGRYLGRNPDYVIPHDQRVILAANTGRPFVLNATRWNKAAAAIRTLADDLEAFAVAPAGGLPLATVAAPQQAGGDLIDSVALEDRLGGELR, from the coding sequence ATGACAAGTCCTCGCATTTTGGTCCATCGGACCGAGAGTTCGTTGGATGAAGAGCTTCGCAATGCGATGGCCAGTGCACCTAACGTGCACCCGGTGTTTCATTTTCAGAGCGACCTTCGCGGAACGATTGGCGCTGCGAAAGATCTTCAGCCCTCGATCGTGATCCTCGAGATCGGCGAGGATTTCGAGACGCTTAAGACGCTTGTGGAGGAGTCGATCGCTGCGGCTCCCGACGCGACGATCGTTGGGGTCTACGACGTTCAACGACTGCCGGCTTCATCGACCGAAAGCTCCATGATGATGCGGGCGTTGCGGCTGGGAGTCGAAGATTTTCTGCGGCGTCCTGTCGCCGGCAGCGATTTTCGACAGGTCCTGCAGCGGCGTTTGGCTCCGCGTCGCAAGTCCCATCGGGCCGATGGCAAACTGATCAGCTTCATCAGCAACAAAGGGGGCGTTGGCAAGAGCACAGCGGCGGTCAACGTTGCGGTCACCCTCGCGATGCGGTATCCCGACCGCGTTGCGTTGATCGACAGTTCGTTGCAGATGGGAGTCTGTGCGACACAGTTGGATCTAAGCCCGGATACCACGTTGGTCGACGCGTGGCAGCAGCGCGACCGACTCGACGAGAGCCTGCTGGCTCAATTGATGACGGTCCACGAATCGGGACTCCATCTGTTGGCCGCACCGGAGAATGCGATCGAAGCCTCCGAGATCGATGATTCGTTTTTGTCGCGGATCCTGCTGATGGCGCGGCGGAGCTACGATTTTGTCATCATCGATACGTTTCCTCTGTTCGATCGAACAGTGATGGCGGTTTTGGATCTGTGCGACCAGGCGGTGATCGTGGTGGAAAATGTGGTGCCAACGCTACAAACGGTCCGAGGCTTCTTCAGTTTGCTTGACGAAGTCGAATTCCCCCAGCATCGCCAACGGGTCCTGCTAAATCGCTACTCCACGCGAGCCGGAGGGCCGCGTGCGTCGGACGTCGGTCGTTATCTCGGCCGAAACCCCGACTATGTTATCCCGCACGATCAACGCGTGATCTTGGCCGCTAACACCGGCCGGCCGTTTGTCCTCAACGCCACTCGATGGAACAAAGCGGCTGCGGCGATCCGAACGCTTGCCGACGACTTGGAAGCATTTGCGGTGGCGCCAGCCGGCGGTTTGCCGTTGGCTACGGTGGCTGCACCGCAGCAAGCCGGCGGCGATTTGATCGATTCGGTCGCGTTGGAAGATCGTTTGGGAGGCGAGTTGCGATGA
- a CDS encoding CpaF family protein — MNDRRTLRERLQQKSIEVPKDRLRRNVEESLQNDSKAATPRRVNRNIEYQAIKGDLHERLIDELNRQGALTRSDAELRPLIEAFVADVLAREDWPLNATERDRLASDLLEETLGTGPLAPLMADPAVTDILVNRFDSVYVERFGVLEETDVRFRDDEHLVRIIGRIASRVGRRVDTSSPMVDARLPDGSRVNATLPPVTIDGPTLSIRRFGRRRLTRQDLVRLGMFSPAMDRFLEVLVRHRKSVIVTGGTGSGKSTLLGAIAEAIPENERIITIEDAAELMLSQTHVIRMETRAPNTEGKGTIAQRDLVVNALRMRPDRIVMGEVRAGEALDMLQAMNTGHDGSLTTIHANSPRDAFARLETMVMMSGMELPSQAIREQAVSAVDYIVHVRRYEDGGRRVAQISEVVGIEGKTPQLQDVFVFQPTGRSEGRLTGTFQATGVVPRIVDELASRGIHEIDRGWFGSPAR; from the coding sequence ATGAACGACCGGCGGACATTGCGGGAACGCTTGCAACAGAAATCGATCGAGGTTCCCAAAGATCGCTTGCGGAGAAACGTCGAAGAATCGCTGCAGAACGACAGCAAAGCGGCGACACCGCGCCGCGTCAATCGCAACATCGAGTATCAAGCGATTAAGGGGGATCTGCACGAGCGGTTGATCGACGAACTGAATCGCCAAGGTGCGTTGACCCGCAGCGACGCGGAATTACGGCCTTTGATCGAAGCTTTTGTCGCCGACGTCCTGGCGCGAGAAGACTGGCCGTTGAACGCAACCGAACGCGATCGTCTGGCCAGCGACTTGTTGGAGGAAACGCTCGGCACCGGCCCGCTAGCCCCATTGATGGCCGATCCCGCAGTGACCGATATCCTGGTCAACCGGTTCGACTCCGTTTACGTCGAACGCTTTGGCGTGCTGGAAGAGACCGATGTTCGGTTCCGTGACGATGAACATTTGGTCCGCATCATCGGTCGGATCGCATCGCGTGTAGGACGGCGAGTCGATACGTCGTCGCCAATGGTCGACGCGCGTTTGCCCGACGGCAGCCGAGTGAACGCCACCTTGCCACCGGTGACGATCGACGGGCCGACGCTTTCCATCCGCCGGTTCGGACGGCGGCGTTTAACGCGGCAGGACCTCGTGCGACTGGGAATGTTCTCTCCGGCAATGGATCGTTTTCTCGAGGTGCTTGTCCGGCATCGCAAGAGCGTGATTGTGACCGGCGGTACCGGCAGCGGTAAGTCGACTCTGTTGGGAGCGATTGCCGAAGCGATCCCGGAAAACGAACGGATCATTACGATCGAAGATGCGGCGGAGTTGATGCTGTCGCAAACCCATGTGATCCGGATGGAAACACGCGCCCCGAACACCGAGGGAAAGGGGACGATCGCGCAGCGCGACCTGGTTGTCAACGCGTTGCGGATGCGACCGGATCGGATCGTGATGGGAGAGGTTCGCGCCGGCGAAGCACTCGACATGCTGCAAGCCATGAATACGGGGCACGATGGCAGCCTAACGACGATCCACGCCAACAGTCCCCGCGACGCGTTCGCTCGGCTGGAGACGATGGTCATGATGTCGGGGATGGAGCTTCCTTCGCAAGCGATTCGCGAGCAAGCGGTCTCGGCCGTCGACTACATCGTACATGTCCGCCGCTACGAGGATGGCGGACGACGTGTGGCGCAGATTTCGGAGGTCGTCGGCATCGAGGGGAAGACGCCGCAACTGCAGGACGTTTTCGTTTTCCAGCCGACGGGTAGAAGCGAAGGACGGCTGACGGGAACGTTTCAAGCGACCGGAGTCGTTCCTCGGATTGTCGATGAACTTGCATCGCGCGGGATCCATGAGATCGATCGCGGTTGGTTCGGGAGCCCGGCCCGATGA
- a CDS encoding type II secretion system F family protein translates to MTSVLIPASGLIAAIAGLAIYWVHAARRESILHRLSAADAVVRPAVVSEAPFARRHRLIPWGIAIPIGIALGWLGNWPWNIAVGIAIIISFIASEADAWIYQWRLARIESQLADAIDVLVASVSAGASLQAALQQASEYTPRPLRDEITEMVARLRLGDAPPDVFDLLRQHVPTETFRLFSMTLTVNWQVGGALAETLSAIGGTIRDRLAIARQIRTLGTQGTLTTLTVLAVVWLMAAMMWQADPPRFLGFIHSTVGSWLVAVSLFLQGVGVALVSRISRPKI, encoded by the coding sequence ATGACCAGCGTTTTGATACCCGCCAGTGGTCTGATTGCCGCGATCGCCGGGCTGGCGATCTATTGGGTTCACGCGGCTCGCCGCGAGTCGATCTTGCATCGGCTGAGTGCTGCCGATGCGGTGGTCCGGCCGGCCGTCGTTTCCGAGGCCCCCTTTGCCCGGCGTCATCGCTTGATCCCATGGGGCATCGCGATTCCGATCGGTATCGCGTTGGGGTGGTTGGGGAACTGGCCATGGAACATCGCTGTGGGGATCGCAATCATCATCTCCTTCATCGCCAGCGAAGCGGATGCGTGGATCTATCAATGGCGATTGGCGCGGATCGAATCGCAACTGGCCGATGCGATCGATGTTTTGGTCGCAAGTGTCAGTGCTGGTGCTTCGCTGCAAGCGGCACTCCAGCAGGCTTCCGAATATACCCCGCGTCCGTTGCGCGATGAAATAACCGAGATGGTAGCGCGATTGCGATTGGGGGATGCGCCCCCGGATGTCTTTGATCTGTTGCGACAACACGTTCCGACCGAGACGTTTCGGTTGTTCTCGATGACGCTGACGGTGAACTGGCAAGTCGGCGGTGCGTTGGCCGAGACGTTGTCGGCGATCGGCGGCACGATTCGCGATCGCCTGGCAATCGCAAGGCAAATTCGAACGCTTGGCACCCAGGGAACGCTCACCACGCTGACGGTGTTGGCCGTTGTCTGGTTGATGGCGGCGATGATGTGGCAGGCGGATCCGCCGCGATTCCTCGGTTTTATCCATAGCACGGTCGGTTCGTGGTTGGTCGCGGTGAGTCTTTTTCTGCAAGGTGTCGGCGTCGCCTTGGTTTCACGAATCAGTCGTCCCAAAATCTAG
- a CDS encoding type II secretion system F family protein yields the protein MDVVVLVILLLLTPALGVWSWHWISNQSRIGARLAEDRSPDRGKQDPSLDERRLHGVSGWLYRAGFRSAIAVPAFVASTIILFALGCFVWMQLRTVGTIDVAVDFIRSIPGGVGNVMVPFALAAPWFFLVVLALVPTLLVRSVRRKRVQEIEQDLPLMLDLLNTLSQAGVGFDAALDQILAASDADRPLAQELRGFQADNLAGRSRIVSLRNLMRRVEIPMFSTFLSAVVQAEQVGAGMGQTLKTQATEMRARRREKATAAAMAVPTLLVVPMVVGFLPGIFVVLLGPMLFQAFGAMGQTLRGVTGQ from the coding sequence ATGGACGTTGTCGTTTTAGTGATCCTGTTGTTGTTGACACCCGCGTTGGGCGTGTGGAGTTGGCACTGGATTTCCAACCAGTCGCGTATTGGTGCGCGGCTCGCGGAGGATCGTTCCCCCGATCGCGGCAAGCAAGATCCGAGTCTGGATGAACGCCGATTACACGGCGTTTCGGGTTGGTTGTACCGCGCAGGGTTTCGCAGCGCGATCGCCGTTCCCGCCTTTGTCGCATCGACGATCATCCTCTTCGCGCTGGGGTGCTTCGTTTGGATGCAACTGCGGACCGTCGGTACGATCGATGTGGCTGTCGATTTTATCCGCTCAATCCCAGGCGGTGTAGGCAACGTGATGGTCCCTTTCGCGTTGGCGGCGCCATGGTTTTTCTTGGTCGTGCTGGCTTTGGTTCCCACGCTGTTGGTTCGTTCGGTGCGACGCAAACGGGTTCAAGAGATCGAGCAAGACCTGCCGTTGATGCTCGACCTGCTGAACACGCTATCTCAAGCGGGAGTCGGGTTTGATGCGGCGTTGGATCAGATCCTTGCTGCCAGCGACGCCGACCGGCCTTTGGCCCAAGAACTGCGCGGGTTTCAAGCGGACAACTTGGCGGGCCGTTCCCGGATCGTATCGCTGCGAAACCTGATGCGACGCGTCGAGATTCCGATGTTTTCCACATTCCTGTCGGCCGTCGTCCAGGCGGAGCAGGTAGGGGCTGGGATGGGCCAGACGCTGAAAACACAAGCCACCGAGATGCGGGCGCGTCGACGAGAAAAAGCGACCGCGGCAGCGATGGCGGTCCCCACGCTGTTGGTCGTCCCGATGGTCGTTGGATTTTTGCCGGGCATCTTTGTCGTCCTGCTCGGCCCCATGCTCTTTCAAGCCTTCGGAGCGATGGGACAGACGCTTCGCGGAGTCACAGGACAATGA
- a CDS encoding DUF192 domain-containing protein → MHLIDFQTNEVLLDRVAIAATPWQRFCGLMLRRNFEPGFALWLDPCRSIHTMWMRVPIDVYFLDDEGTILEHRSDVAPWSIVLPAGRARSVLEIPNAAKRLTVGSCVRLSDPKQ, encoded by the coding sequence ATGCACTTGATCGACTTTCAGACCAACGAAGTTCTGCTGGACCGCGTCGCCATCGCGGCGACGCCGTGGCAGCGGTTTTGCGGACTGATGCTGCGCCGAAATTTCGAACCTGGCTTTGCTCTTTGGCTGGATCCCTGTCGATCGATTCATACGATGTGGATGCGCGTGCCGATCGATGTCTACTTTCTCGACGACGAGGGAACGATCCTGGAGCACCGCAGCGACGTGGCTCCTTGGTCGATCGTCTTGCCAGCTGGTCGAGCGCGATCGGTGTTGGAAATTCCCAATGCGGCGAAACGATTGACGGTCGGATCCTGCGTTCGCCTGAGCGATCCCAAACAATAG
- a CDS encoding TadE/TadG family type IV pilus assembly protein → MRPRQGSLSAANRRGQALLEFAILVPVIILLIGATISFGLFFFRANVLQQAVDVTAQEISRMAWPPDRELGLGRLETYTVAADSCIDPEPIAGEVDFRNRIYDEQYLIIPVTDYEGLDGGLQQYADSLPLLNRLLVSVMVTDFVDGQQVLRYPGAIVRNTCTGQRTVLIPIVQYRRRDISAPPPFPNDNPPPGGFVPSTIRTAGETIVKWVAPVEEIRVDHDGNGDTAPESPFKLCYDTDPTLPSFEPGMVALRINYPQQATTMINRTSLVDDVDNPNGTLGSSIVIVGDTVMAPGVDLGVCYQIEEPSARWSPASHQPGSTPNAGAYGLGELEALTRIVRPYRKVMSFQAIYRREVFGE, encoded by the coding sequence ATGCGGCCACGCCAGGGAAGCCTGTCGGCGGCAAATCGGCGTGGGCAAGCGCTATTGGAGTTCGCGATCCTTGTCCCGGTCATCATCTTGTTGATCGGAGCGACCATCAGTTTCGGTTTATTCTTCTTCAGGGCGAATGTGCTGCAGCAAGCTGTCGACGTGACCGCGCAAGAAATCTCGCGAATGGCCTGGCCGCCAGATCGAGAACTGGGGCTGGGGCGACTGGAAACGTATACGGTTGCGGCCGACAGTTGCATCGATCCGGAACCAATTGCTGGCGAAGTCGATTTCAGAAATCGAATTTACGACGAGCAATACCTGATCATCCCCGTAACGGATTACGAGGGGCTCGACGGTGGCCTGCAACAGTATGCCGACTCGCTTCCTTTATTGAATCGTTTGTTGGTTTCGGTGATGGTCACCGATTTTGTCGATGGCCAACAGGTGCTGCGGTACCCTGGAGCGATCGTTCGGAACACTTGCACTGGTCAACGCACGGTTCTGATTCCGATCGTCCAGTACCGTCGTCGCGACATCTCCGCCCCGCCACCGTTTCCCAATGACAACCCGCCGCCGGGCGGCTTTGTTCCCTCGACGATTCGCACCGCAGGCGAAACGATCGTGAAGTGGGTGGCTCCCGTCGAAGAGATTCGCGTCGATCACGACGGCAACGGCGATACCGCGCCGGAGAGTCCTTTCAAGCTCTGCTACGACACCGATCCCACGCTCCCTTCGTTCGAACCGGGAATGGTGGCGCTGCGGATCAACTACCCGCAGCAAGCGACGACGATGATCAATCGAACCTCCTTGGTCGACGACGTGGACAATCCGAACGGAACGCTAGGCAGCAGCATCGTGATCGTTGGTGACACCGTCATGGCGCCGGGTGTCGACCTCGGCGTGTGCTATCAGATCGAAGAGCCATCCGCACGCTGGTCTCCTGCATCGCACCAGCCTGGATCCACCCCCAACGCGGGCGCCTATGGATTGGGGGAATTGGAGGCGCTTACGCGGATCGTTCGTCCCTATCGCAAAGTGATGTCGTTTCAAGCGATCTATCGTCGCGAGGTGTTTGGTGAATAG
- a CDS encoding TadE/TadG family type IV pilus assembly protein — translation MNRTKRRDRRGQSLILMFLLILALVGVLALTFDFGFVVLSRRMMQTAVNTAALEGARDRAGLGREDARNVIRNVFDDDLDPTSNTTSLGAGPDQSLVQRDALQRPRFGDGSRVEDWFPERHQFNYRPDPQLNHANELHGDFVRGVYRDESSSHWVNHVESDDYVRDDLIVSGGSGPEEPDAFLARIRRTPARDGIANPLDRIAGVSSSGSGSPLMIGHLMPFRTTATDAYDIRRDGVAIRATAIAVKQPIVYVGQATGGDFLQLLDHSYYAESSQWMLLDNPQHRLGASMAAPDDPSLQNASAPTTPGYAAIVGYIEGEFDGMPVEEGYYVIGFCQLPDSRPFRANASPRLQDAWPELGKLSPATRSAILQRNRNLDLLGTFESAVQPALVRTLH, via the coding sequence GTGAATAGAACGAAGCGGCGAGATCGACGTGGCCAAAGCCTGATTCTGATGTTCTTGTTGATCCTCGCGTTAGTCGGCGTCCTTGCACTCACCTTCGACTTTGGTTTTGTTGTGTTGTCGCGCCGAATGATGCAGACGGCAGTCAACACGGCGGCGTTGGAAGGGGCACGGGATCGAGCAGGGCTTGGCCGCGAGGACGCGCGAAATGTGATCCGCAACGTCTTCGACGACGACCTCGACCCGACATCAAATACGACTTCCTTAGGGGCTGGCCCAGATCAATCGCTGGTCCAACGAGATGCGCTGCAGCGCCCTCGGTTTGGCGATGGTTCGCGCGTCGAGGATTGGTTTCCTGAACGCCATCAGTTCAACTATCGCCCTGATCCTCAATTGAACCACGCCAACGAACTGCATGGCGACTTCGTTCGCGGCGTCTATCGAGATGAATCCAGTTCGCATTGGGTGAACCATGTGGAGTCGGACGACTATGTTCGCGATGACTTGATTGTCAGCGGCGGTTCGGGGCCAGAAGAACCCGATGCATTTCTCGCCCGCATCCGCCGCACACCGGCGCGCGACGGGATCGCCAACCCGCTGGATCGGATCGCGGGTGTCAGTTCCAGCGGCAGCGGTTCGCCGCTGATGATCGGCCATTTGATGCCGTTTCGCACCACTGCCACCGATGCTTACGACATCCGCCGCGATGGCGTGGCGATTCGCGCGACTGCGATCGCTGTCAAACAACCGATCGTCTACGTGGGCCAGGCAACCGGCGGCGACTTTCTGCAGCTGCTCGACCACTCCTATTATGCTGAGTCCTCGCAGTGGATGTTATTGGACAATCCTCAACATCGTCTCGGCGCATCGATGGCTGCTCCCGACGACCCATCGCTTCAGAACGCATCCGCTCCGACAACGCCTGGCTATGCCGCGATCGTCGGCTACATCGAAGGCGAATTTGATGGTATGCCGGTGGAAGAGGGATATTATGTGATCGGATTCTGTCAGCTGCCCGACAGTCGACCGTTCCGCGCCAACGCCTCTCCGCGATTGCAAGATGCCTGGCCGGAACTGGGGAAGCTCTCGCCGGCGACGCGTTCAGCAATCCTTCAACGCAATCGGAATCTGGACTTACTCGGGACGTTCGAATCTGCCGTTCAGCCAGCGCTGGTACGCACCCTCCACTGA